From Echinicola soli, a single genomic window includes:
- a CDS encoding efflux RND transporter periplasmic adaptor subunit gives MNNKKTLFISAGLLIFSALVVLLIFFTEPTAKSEGATKITAMLVSVEKVHSGTFVPEFITTGTVLPVDNISLSAQVSGEVIERMPEFVPGGLVEKGEVLLKINPADYHNELALRKSELAQAQTNLQIEMGRQNIAEQDMALISGDTLSEKQQSLVLRKPQLEAINAQIQSAKAAVDQASLNLQRTVIRAPFDAQILTQNVTLGSQVALGDDLGRLVGTEAYWVQVTLPVRDLKWLKFPKGDQEMGDTVKIRNLSSWEPEEYRKGFLYRQIGALDPQTRLARIIIKVPDPLGTSAENNQPKLLIDEFVEVNIQGKPIENVVKLNRDYMRSNETVWVMENKKLSIRKVQIKLMDAHFAYISQGLEHGEQVVTTNISTVTDGVPLRVEKDTTTNTR, from the coding sequence ATGAACAATAAAAAAACCCTTTTCATTTCCGCTGGACTATTAATTTTCTCCGCTTTGGTGGTCTTGCTGATTTTTTTCACCGAGCCTACGGCCAAAAGCGAGGGGGCCACAAAAATAACGGCCATGCTGGTGAGTGTCGAAAAGGTCCACAGTGGGACATTTGTACCGGAGTTCATCACGACGGGAACGGTCCTGCCTGTAGATAATATCAGCTTAAGTGCACAGGTTAGCGGTGAGGTGATCGAGCGAATGCCGGAATTTGTCCCCGGTGGTCTGGTAGAAAAGGGAGAGGTCCTATTAAAGATCAATCCTGCTGATTACCATAATGAATTGGCACTACGGAAAAGTGAACTGGCACAGGCACAGACCAATCTACAGATCGAAATGGGAAGGCAAAACATTGCCGAGCAGGACATGGCCTTGATCAGTGGTGATACGCTCTCTGAAAAACAGCAGTCCCTGGTCCTGCGCAAGCCCCAACTGGAAGCCATCAATGCCCAAATCCAATCTGCCAAAGCCGCTGTAGACCAGGCATCCCTGAACCTGCAACGCACGGTGATCAGGGCTCCTTTTGATGCCCAGATCCTCACACAAAATGTCACATTGGGCTCCCAGGTGGCCTTGGGTGACGATTTGGGCAGGCTGGTAGGAACGGAAGCTTATTGGGTGCAGGTCACCCTTCCGGTAAGAGACCTCAAATGGCTCAAATTCCCCAAAGGCGATCAGGAAATGGGCGATACGGTAAAAATCAGAAACTTAAGCTCTTGGGAGCCCGAGGAATACCGCAAGGGGTTCCTGTACCGCCAAATAGGAGCCTTGGATCCCCAGACACGTCTGGCCCGCATTATCATAAAAGTACCAGATCCATTGGGTACCTCTGCGGAAAACAATCAGCCCAAACTGCTCATTGATGAATTTGTAGAAGTCAATATCCAAGGCAAACCTATTGAAAATGTGGTAAAACTAAACAGGGACTACATGAGGAGCAATGAAACCGTATGGGTCATGGAAAATAAAAAGCTCTCCATCCGAAAGGTCCAAATCAAACTGATGGATGCCCATTTTGCTTATATTTCCCAGGGCCTGGAGCATGGTGAGCAAGTGGTCACTACCAATATCAGTACGGTCACCGATGGAGTTCCCCTCAGGGTAGAAAAGGACACAACCACCAACACCAGATAA
- a CDS encoding efflux RND transporter permease subunit, whose translation MEKHTNDTEQKGIIAYMATHSLASNILMLLLVGGGIYTMFTIQKEVFPQFQLDFVNVSVVYPGAAPEEVEQGILMPVEEAIRGIQGIKEITSTANEGSGQISIELVAGTNRMKAFQDIDQAVNRIRTFPDDIEQPEVVLQDRQRDVMQISLFGNVDIWTLRKLGERLRNRLLSQPEITQVSLDNVPDYETRIEIPRHNLRKYQLTLGQVANLIDQSSRDIPAGAIQTNSGEILLRMKERKQWAREFGEINIASSPSGAQVKLRDIATITDGFEETGFHGQFNQAPAVSMEIFRVGDQSPIEIEELVNELLADFQLPPGVNYRIDSNRAEDYRERLSLLTENGLMAVVIVLVILALFLEYRLAFWVMIGMVISFIGGITFLPLIGVSVNMISMFGFLVVLGIVVDDAIVVGENVFEYRQKGYSIMDASIKGTRDVAKPVFFSILTTIIAFFPLLYIPGETGKFWWPLPAVVIVILTVSLIEALFILPSHLGHIKRRKKKGIILKLENYQGKFARGFDWFIETYFHPFLDKCLKFKYITLSIAIGLLVIVGGYGLSDHMGIILMPEVAADEIEAGIRLPVGTTPDQAAEVAEEVTTATRRMFEEHNLYEVAEGVKTNVRGQNFIDVEIVMLPPDQRDITAREVIALWRDNIGDIRGVDQITFEAERGPGGARQAISVDLSHTDIAVLEKASKAFVEKMSTFENTRDVSDNYNKGKIQYDFKLLPQGRNLGLTSSEVGRQVRNAFFGALAMRQLRGNNEVEIRVKLPLAERKDLRNLEDFIIRTEEGMEVPLMDVVEVVQKEAFTSINRRDGRRVVNVGMDVEPSNAVSRVLASINETVLPQLRADFPGLTWTFEGSQADMRESTDSLWGTFTMALLLIYALLALAFGNYTQPLIVMAAIPFGVVGAVIGHILLGYDLSLVSLMGMIALAGVVVNDSLIMVDYANKMRKELPADQAIHEAGLRRFRPIALTTLTTFGGLTPIILETSSQAFYLIPMAISLGFGIVFATTIILVIVPCLYLSLEDVKRLVRGHRATAANNQR comes from the coding sequence TTGGAAAAGCACACCAACGATACCGAACAAAAAGGGATCATTGCCTATATGGCCACCCACTCCCTTGCTTCCAATATATTGATGTTGCTATTGGTAGGCGGAGGAATCTATACGATGTTCACCATCCAAAAAGAAGTGTTCCCCCAGTTCCAGCTTGACTTTGTAAACGTCTCGGTGGTCTATCCCGGTGCGGCTCCCGAAGAAGTAGAACAAGGCATATTAATGCCGGTAGAGGAGGCCATTCGGGGAATCCAGGGCATCAAGGAAATCACTTCCACGGCCAATGAGGGATCTGGCCAGATCAGCATCGAGCTGGTCGCGGGCACTAATCGGATGAAGGCCTTTCAGGACATCGATCAGGCTGTTAACCGTATACGTACCTTTCCCGATGATATCGAACAGCCCGAAGTGGTCCTGCAGGATCGCCAACGGGATGTTATGCAAATTTCCCTATTTGGGAATGTGGACATCTGGACCTTGCGAAAACTGGGCGAACGTCTTAGAAACCGTCTCTTAAGCCAGCCGGAGATTACTCAGGTCAGCCTGGACAATGTGCCCGACTATGAGACACGGATAGAAATTCCCCGCCATAACCTGAGAAAATACCAGCTTACCCTGGGACAGGTAGCCAATCTGATCGACCAGTCCAGCAGGGACATCCCCGCCGGGGCCATTCAGACCAATTCAGGAGAGATCCTGCTCAGGATGAAGGAGCGGAAACAGTGGGCCAGGGAATTTGGCGAAATCAATATCGCCTCGTCCCCTTCCGGTGCACAGGTAAAGCTCCGGGATATCGCCACGATTACCGATGGATTTGAGGAAACGGGCTTTCACGGTCAGTTTAACCAGGCCCCAGCGGTCAGCATGGAAATATTCCGCGTAGGTGACCAGTCCCCGATTGAAATCGAGGAATTGGTCAATGAACTCCTGGCAGATTTCCAATTGCCCCCCGGGGTAAACTATCGGATAGACAGCAACAGGGCCGAGGATTACCGCGAACGCCTTTCGCTGCTTACCGAAAACGGTTTGATGGCGGTGGTCATTGTCTTGGTGATCCTTGCCTTGTTTTTGGAGTACCGCCTGGCCTTTTGGGTAATGATCGGTATGGTCATCTCGTTCATTGGGGGCATTACGTTCCTACCACTGATCGGAGTCAGTGTAAACATGATATCCATGTTTGGCTTTCTGGTCGTTTTGGGCATTGTGGTGGATGACGCCATTGTGGTCGGTGAAAATGTCTTTGAATACCGTCAAAAAGGATACAGCATCATGGATGCCTCCATCAAGGGGACAAGGGATGTGGCCAAGCCTGTCTTTTTCAGCATCCTGACGACGATCATAGCTTTTTTTCCGCTGCTCTATATTCCAGGTGAAACCGGCAAATTCTGGTGGCCACTTCCTGCGGTGGTCATCGTCATCCTCACTGTCTCCCTGATCGAGGCACTTTTCATCCTTCCCTCCCACTTGGGCCATATCAAACGGCGCAAGAAAAAAGGAATCATCCTGAAATTGGAAAACTACCAAGGGAAGTTTGCCAGAGGCTTCGATTGGTTCATTGAGACGTATTTTCACCCTTTTCTGGATAAATGCCTGAAATTTAAATACATCACCCTTAGCATCGCAATAGGCCTTTTGGTCATCGTAGGCGGCTATGGTCTGAGCGATCACATGGGGATTATCCTGATGCCGGAAGTGGCTGCAGACGAAATCGAGGCGGGAATCCGTCTTCCTGTGGGCACCACTCCTGACCAAGCCGCCGAAGTGGCCGAAGAAGTGACCACTGCCACCAGAAGGATGTTTGAAGAGCACAACCTATATGAAGTGGCCGAAGGGGTAAAGACCAATGTCAGGGGGCAAAACTTTATCGATGTGGAAATCGTCATGCTTCCCCCTGACCAGCGGGACATCACTGCCCGTGAAGTCATCGCCCTATGGCGGGACAATATCGGCGACATTCGCGGCGTGGACCAGATCACCTTCGAGGCGGAACGAGGCCCGGGGGGCGCACGGCAGGCGATCAGCGTTGACCTTAGCCATACGGATATCGCTGTCCTGGAAAAAGCCAGCAAGGCATTTGTCGAGAAGATGAGCACCTTTGAAAACACCCGGGATGTCAGCGATAATTACAATAAAGGAAAGATACAATATGATTTCAAACTACTGCCCCAAGGCCGGAACTTGGGACTCACCTCCTCTGAAGTGGGCCGACAGGTCCGTAATGCCTTTTTCGGGGCCCTGGCCATGCGCCAGCTCAGGGGCAACAACGAAGTGGAAATTCGGGTAAAACTCCCCTTGGCAGAGCGCAAGGACCTCAGAAACCTGGAGGACTTTATCATCAGGACTGAAGAAGGGATGGAAGTCCCCCTGATGGATGTGGTGGAAGTCGTCCAAAAAGAGGCCTTTACCTCCATCAACCGACGTGATGGCCGTCGCGTGGTCAATGTAGGCATGGACGTGGAGCCTTCAAATGCGGTAAGCCGGGTGTTGGCTTCCATTAATGAAACAGTGCTCCCCCAACTACGGGCGGATTTCCCCGGGCTCACCTGGACTTTCGAAGGCAGCCAGGCAGATATGCGTGAATCCACCGACTCCCTGTGGGGCACCTTTACGATGGCCCTTTTGCTCATCTATGCCCTACTGGCCTTGGCCTTCGGCAATTACACACAGCCGCTCATCGTAATGGCAGCCATTCCCTTTGGCGTGGTGGGAGCCGTAATCGGGCACATCCTGTTGGGCTATGACCTGTCACTGGTCAGCCTGATGGGAATGATTGCACTGGCAGGGGTAGTGGTAAACGATTCTTTGATCATGGTGGATTATGCCAATAAAATGAGAAAAGAACTCCCTGCTGACCAAGCTATCCATGAAGCGGGACTACGGCGTTTCAGGCCGATTGCCTTGACCACCTTGACCACCTTTGGAGGCCTCACGCCCATTATCCTGGAAACTTCCAGCCAGGCATTTTATTTGATCCCCATGGCCATTTCACTGGGGTTTGGCATTGTATTCGCCACGACCATCATTTTGGTCATTGTTCCTTGCCTGTACCTTTCTTTGGAAGATGTCAAAAGATTGGTCCGGGGTCATAGGGCCACAGCTGCCAATAACCAGCGCTGA
- a CDS encoding T9SS C-terminal target domain-containing protein → MHNFNKPITLFILALCLLPTWLQAQQPVVKLDMNMSGRREAETNEPGYTPWIPDNEQSTSKTVDGITFTFEKVGEVGEALRANWYKAGIQAPYYARLGGDAVYVDGGDAGAQIRLTISGLEAGTHSLLTYHNGLSSKQCAPLDISLNGSQVVDNLSMPLRATEPTSMAINYLTFEVEEGNDVELLFQAVTTTDDLIKNVYICGIELNTPNFLAQATTPFPEDRSAHDVEPGTVALNWEPAPDAVAHHVYFGTDETAVHEATIGSSAYRGQQNATTHSESNLSIHETYFWRIDEVNSNGETTKGNVWSFRPRRLAFPGAEGYGRFAIGGRGGKVVHVTNLADNGPGSLRDAVENHEEPRTIVFDVSGTIELESRLVLNDPFVTVAGQTAPGKGICIRSAPFGFTGNDVIARFVRLRLGAGPTYDGMGLTGANHSILDHCSISWTIDESFSSRGANNITLQRTLISEALNAAGHKNYPEGTEHGYAATIGGDIGSFHHNLLAHNYGRNWSMGGGLDGNAYYSGRLDITNNVVYNWGNRTTDGGAHEVNFINNYYKPGPGTTHFIAMTIDHEGTGLGTQRGYFSGNVMPGHFNEENQEAGRQERYSNGDYKQYEGFVDSPFFPSHMAIQPAREAYKNVLSDVGANQPFLDDHDHRMINETLAGSYSVVGSETGKKGFPDHQDDAGGYEVYPFEQRDAQWDSDGDGLPNWWEEAIGTSPNSVQGDFSNANADQDGDGYTALEEYLHWMANVHFRPTTGTNVNVHLPALFKGYTLNPSYSTYHVDGGSVDIEEGTATFTPERAGFSTISFMVIDEEGSSMVRDVEIYIPEMDITALETTDVTCYGEKNGSIEVMVSGSLAPYQVSLDGETFEASTTLDSLTAGDYDVHVRDAIGNIKTLENITIHQPEEIQALTNQPETLYLGYQYQPQELRVEQVTGGAAPYSYEWNTGQTGSSITVSPEVTTEYELTVTDASGCQKTQSITVEVVDVRCGNGSGKVTLCHKGKVKCIAPQAVESLLKNGATLGACNEATKFTNNSLKVSPNPARTMAELDFESAIADQAMVRIIDAFGTVVQEYELSIHEGENQFPVALGHLRPGFHVVMISGSAEEYNQVKIFIE, encoded by the coding sequence ATGCACAATTTCAACAAACCGATTACATTATTCATCCTGGCACTCTGCCTGCTGCCAACCTGGTTACAGGCGCAGCAGCCGGTTGTCAAGCTTGACATGAACATGAGTGGCAGAAGGGAGGCAGAAACCAACGAACCCGGCTATACGCCGTGGATTCCAGATAACGAACAGTCTACCTCCAAAACCGTCGATGGTATCACGTTCACCTTTGAAAAAGTGGGGGAAGTGGGCGAAGCGCTGCGGGCCAACTGGTACAAGGCAGGTATTCAGGCTCCTTATTACGCCCGACTTGGGGGAGATGCCGTATATGTGGACGGTGGTGATGCCGGAGCGCAGATCAGGCTCACCATTTCCGGACTGGAAGCAGGCACCCACAGCCTGCTGACCTACCATAACGGACTGAGTTCCAAACAATGTGCGCCCCTTGACATTTCCCTTAATGGCAGTCAGGTCGTGGACAACCTTAGTATGCCCCTGAGGGCCACAGAGCCCACCTCAATGGCCATCAATTACCTCACCTTTGAAGTCGAAGAAGGCAATGATGTGGAGCTGTTGTTCCAGGCGGTGACCACCACCGATGACCTGATCAAAAACGTCTATATCTGTGGCATTGAACTCAACACGCCCAATTTTCTTGCACAGGCCACCACGCCCTTTCCTGAGGACCGATCCGCCCATGATGTGGAACCCGGCACGGTGGCCCTCAACTGGGAACCTGCACCCGATGCGGTAGCACATCATGTTTATTTTGGCACTGATGAAACCGCCGTCCATGAGGCGACCATCGGTTCTTCGGCTTACCGTGGCCAACAAAACGCCACCACCCATTCCGAGTCCAACCTCTCCATCCACGAGACCTACTTCTGGCGTATCGACGAGGTCAACAGCAATGGGGAAACCACCAAGGGAAATGTATGGTCCTTTCGTCCCCGTCGTCTGGCTTTTCCGGGAGCAGAGGGATATGGAAGATTTGCCATTGGCGGCCGTGGCGGAAAGGTCGTCCATGTCACCAACCTGGCCGACAATGGCCCAGGAAGCCTTAGGGATGCGGTGGAGAACCACGAGGAGCCCCGGACGATTGTCTTTGATGTTTCCGGAACCATCGAACTGGAGTCCCGACTGGTCCTGAACGACCCCTTTGTAACCGTGGCAGGCCAGACAGCACCAGGAAAAGGCATCTGTATCCGATCGGCCCCTTTCGGTTTTACCGGAAATGACGTCATCGCCCGGTTTGTCCGGTTAAGGCTAGGGGCGGGTCCCACTTATGACGGCATGGGGCTTACCGGTGCCAACCACAGCATTTTGGACCACTGCTCCATCAGCTGGACGATCGATGAGTCCTTCAGCTCAAGGGGAGCCAATAACATTACCCTCCAGCGGACACTTATTTCAGAAGCGCTGAACGCTGCTGGTCATAAAAACTATCCGGAAGGCACCGAGCACGGCTATGCCGCTACCATTGGCGGGGACATCGGCAGCTTCCACCATAACCTGCTTGCCCATAACTATGGAAGGAACTGGAGCATGGGCGGTGGACTGGACGGAAATGCCTACTACAGCGGAAGGCTCGACATCACCAACAATGTGGTCTACAACTGGGGAAACCGTACCACCGACGGCGGTGCGCACGAGGTGAATTTTATCAACAATTATTATAAACCGGGCCCTGGCACCACCCATTTCATCGCCATGACCATTGACCATGAAGGCACAGGCCTCGGCACGCAACGTGGCTACTTTTCCGGCAACGTCATGCCCGGCCATTTCAACGAGGAAAATCAGGAAGCCGGGCGACAAGAACGGTACTCCAACGGTGATTACAAGCAATATGAAGGCTTTGTGGACAGCCCTTTCTTCCCCTCCCATATGGCCATCCAACCGGCAAGGGAGGCCTACAAAAACGTTCTTTCCGATGTGGGTGCCAACCAGCCCTTTCTGGATGACCATGACCACCGCATGATCAACGAAACCCTTGCCGGATCCTATTCGGTAGTGGGAAGTGAAACCGGAAAAAAGGGATTTCCGGACCATCAGGATGACGCCGGTGGATACGAGGTATATCCTTTCGAGCAACGGGACGCGCAATGGGACTCCGATGGCGATGGGCTTCCCAACTGGTGGGAGGAAGCCATCGGCACCAGCCCAAATTCCGTCCAAGGTGATTTCAGTAATGCCAATGCAGACCAGGACGGAGACGGCTATACAGCCCTGGAGGAATACTTGCACTGGATGGCAAACGTGCATTTCAGGCCCACTACCGGCACCAACGTAAACGTCCACCTTCCCGCCCTGTTCAAGGGCTATACGCTGAACCCTAGCTACTCCACCTATCATGTGGATGGAGGTTCGGTGGACATCGAAGAAGGGACCGCTACATTTACCCCTGAGCGGGCCGGCTTTTCGACCATCTCCTTTATGGTCATCGATGAAGAAGGAAGTTCCATGGTCCGGGATGTGGAGATTTATATTCCTGAAATGGACATCACCGCTTTGGAAACCACTGATGTCACCTGTTACGGTGAAAAGAATGGCAGTATTGAGGTGATGGTATCAGGAAGCCTGGCTCCCTATCAGGTCAGCCTTGATGGTGAAACCTTTGAGGCATCCACTACCCTCGATTCGCTCACTGCGGGGGATTATGATGTCCACGTGCGCGATGCCATCGGCAATATCAAAACCCTGGAAAACATCACCATCCATCAACCTGAGGAGATCCAGGCATTGACCAACCAACCTGAAACCCTGTACCTGGGCTACCAATACCAACCGCAGGAACTGAGAGTAGAACAGGTCACGGGTGGGGCAGCCCCCTACAGCTACGAATGGAACACCGGGCAAACGGGCTCCAGTATCACCGTCTCTCCTGAGGTGACCACCGAATACGAGCTTACCGTAACCGATGCTTCCGGTTGCCAAAAAACACAGTCCATCACCGTGGAAGTGGTCGATGTACGCTGCGGAAACGGATCCGGGAAAGTCACGCTATGCCATAAGGGGAAAGTAAAATG